A genomic stretch from Tribolium castaneum strain GA2 unplaced genomic scaffold, icTriCast1.1 ptg000058l, whole genome shotgun sequence includes:
- the LOC135267598 gene encoding uncharacterized protein LOC135267598 translates to MASLNFATVNTGGISRKFASLRHFLHIDQIHIAAITETQSKRPVNITGFHSYNKPSPTTRAKHGVTLLVSTSLASSQHILPPHLDHLQAVAATIHINNLNILFICYYNPPLETVSTQLLDYTSTFRHAVILGDFNARHTDFGDTISNTNGRHLTRSLNTLPLCRLRNQFPTLINHVGTSIVDHIIVTDNLTHITNTDSFIGTTVTSDHLPLVSNFTLQGPQPRPTHIPIFDFNNTNWTDFQNYITNNLPHIDDTLDPNTIDTQVTQLTQLIKQAQTLFVPIKHIPTNRKPLPPQILALIRVKRRIYREFVQTRSPVLKTVFNRLNAQIRRDINQFRLAHWSNSCSSLDYRDGKTSPDLTTTLTSTQTPTQTFHPTTRT, encoded by the exons atggcttCTCTGAATTTCGCCACAGTCAATACGGGAGGGATTTCTCGTAAATTTGCCTCCTTGAGACATTTTCTACACATCGACCAAATTCACATCGCAGCAATCACAGAGACACAATCCAAACGACCCGTAAACATCACAGGCTTCCACTCCTACAACAAACCCAGCCCCACAACCCGAGCCAAACACGGCGTCACACTTCTTGTCTCAACTTCACTCGCTTCATCTCAACACATCTTACCCCCCCATCTTGACCACCTTCAAGCCGTTGCAGCCACCATtcacattaacaatttaaacattctgtttatttgttattacaatccTCCTCTCGAAACCGTCAGTACCCAACTCCTCGATTACACTTCCACATTCAGACACGCAGTCATTCTCGGAGACTTCAACGCTCGACACACCGATTTTGGtgacacaatttcaaacacaaacgGCAGACACCTCACACGCTCTCTCAACACTCTTCCTCTTTGTCGTCTTCGAAATCAATTTCCCACACTCATCAATCACGTTGGCACATCGATCGTAGACCACATCATTGTGACCGATAATCTCACACACATCACAAACACAGACTCTTTCATTGGCACCACAGTCACCTCCGATCATCTCCCTCTTGTCTCAAACTTCACACTTCAAGGCCCCCAACCGCGACCCACGCACATCCCCATTTTCgatttcaacaacacaaactggaccgactttcaaaattacatcacaaacaacctcccacacattgacgacacacttgaccccaacaccattgacacacaagtaacacaactaacacaactcatcaaacaagctcaaacactttttgtacccatcAAACACATTCCAACAAATCGCAAACCATTGCCCCCTCAAATCCTTGCCCTCATCCGAGTCAAACGCCGAATTTATCGCGAATTCGTGCAAACCAGATCTCCAGTCCTCAAAACTGTCTTTAACCGTCTCAATGCACAAATAAGACGTGACATCAACCAATTTCGTCTTGCCCACTGGTCAAACAGTTGTAGCTCCCTCGATTACCGAGACG GCAAAACCTCCCCCGACTTGACTACGACGCTGACCTCGACCCAGACCCCGACCCAGACTTTCCACCCGACAACCCGGACTTGA